In one Trichosurus vulpecula isolate mTriVul1 chromosome 8, mTriVul1.pri, whole genome shotgun sequence genomic region, the following are encoded:
- the KLHL25 gene encoding kelch-like protein 25, producing the protein MSVSVHENRKSRTSTGSMNITLFHKPSHPDCVLSHLNTLRKHCMFTDVTLWAGDRSFPCHRAVLAASSCYFEAMFSHGLRESLDDAVNFHDSLHPEVLELLLDFAYSSRIIINEENAESLLEAGDMLQFHDVRDAAAEFLEKNLFPSNCLGMMLLSDAHQCRRLYELSWRMCLVHFETVQQSEDFKNLSKDTLLDLISSDELETEDERVVFEAIIQWVKHDLEERKVYLPELLRSVRLALLPSEILKDAVACEDLIMADERNKLIMDEALHCKKKILQNDGVVTSPCARPRKAGHTLLILGGQTFMCDKIYQVDHKAKEIIPKADLPSPRKEFSACAIGCKVYVTGGRGSENGVSKDVWVYDTVHEEWSKAAPMLIARFGHGSAELENCLYVVGGHTAVAGVFPASPSVSLKQVEKYDPGANKWTMVAPLRDGVSNAAVVSAKLKLFVFGGTSIHRDMVSKVQCYDPADNRWTIKAECPQPWRYTAAAVLGSQIFIMGGDTEFTAASAYRFDCETNQWTRIGDMTAKRMSCHALASGNKLYVVGGYFGTQRCKTLDCYDPTSDTWTCITTVPYSLIPTAFVSTWKHLPA; encoded by the coding sequence ATGTCTGTCAGCGTCCATGAGAACCGCAAGTCCAGGACAAGCACAGGCTCTATGAACATCACCCTTTTCCACAAACCTTCCCACCCAGACTGTGTCTTGTCCCATCTCAACACCCTGCGTAAGCACTGTATGTTCACCGACGTCACCCTCTGGGCTGGAGACCGCTCATTCCCCTGCCACCGGGCTGTGTTGGCCGCCTCTAGTTGCTATTTTGAGGCCATGTTCAGCCATGGCCTACGGGAAAGTCTGGATGATGCAGTCAACTTTCATGATAGCCTCCATCCAGAAGTGCTTGAGCTGCTGCTGGACTTTGCCTATTCCTCCCGGATAATCATCAATGAGGAAAATGCTGAGTCCCTGCTGGAAGCAGGGGACATGCTCCAGTTCCATGATGTGCGAGATGCCGCAGCTGAGTTCTTGGAGAAGAACCTCTTCCCCTCCAACTGCCTGGGCATGATGCTCCTCTCAGATGCCCACCAGTGCCGCCGCCTTTATGAGCTCTCCTGGCGCATGTGCCTGGTACATTTTGAGACAGTGCAGCAGAGCGAAGACTTCAAAAACCTCTCCAAGGACACCCTGTTGGACCTGATCTCCAGCGACGAACTGGAGACGGAGGATGAACGAGTAGTCTTTGAAGCCATTATTCAGTGGGTGAAACATGACTTGGAGGAGAGAAAGGTGTACCTCCCGGAGCTTCTACGCAGTGTACGGCTGGCCCTGCTGCCCTCTGAAATCCTGAAGGACGCTGTAGCCTGTGAGGACCTCATTATGGCAGATGAGCGCAACAAGCTTATCATGGATGAGGCTCTCCACTGCAAGAAGAAGATTCTACAGAATGATGGGGTGGTCACTAGCCCCTGTGCCCGACCCCGAAAGGCAGGCCATACCCTTCTGATCCTCGGAGGCCAGACCTTCATGTGTGACAAGATCTACCAGGTAGACCACAAAGCAAAGGAAATAATCCCCAAGGCAGACTTGCCCAGCCCACGGAAGGAGTTCAGTGCCTGTGCCATAGGCTGTAAGGTCTATGTGACAGGTGGGAGGGGCTCGGAGAATGGTGTCTCCAAAGACGTCTGGGTTTATGATACTGTCCATGAAGAGTGGTCCAAGGCTGCTCCTATGCTGATTGCCCGCTTTGGTCATGGCTCAGCTGAGCTGGAGAATTGTCTTTATGTGGTAGGGGGACACACTGCAGTGGCTGGGGTCTTCCCAGCCTCCCCCTCTGTTTCCTTGAAGCAAGTAGAGAAGTATGACCCTGGAGCCAACAAGTGGACGATGGTGGCTCCTTTAAGGGATGGAGTCAGCAATGCCGCAGTGGTGAGCGCCAAGCTTAAGCTCTTTGTCTTTGGCGGAACGAGTATTCACCGGGACATGGTGTCCAAAGTCCAGTGCTATGACCCTGCAGACAACCGATGGACGATCAAAGCAGAATGTCCTCAGCCTTGGCGCTATACAGCAGCCGCTGTCCTGGGCAGCCAGATCTTTATCATGGGGGGTGACACAGAATTCACAGCTGCTTCTGCCTACCGCTTTGACTGCGAGACCAACCAGTGGACGCGGATTGGGGACATGACAGCCAAGCGCATGTCGTGCCATGCCCTGGCCTCAGGGAACAAGCTCTATGTGGTAGGTGGGTACTTTGGTACCCAGCGGTGTAAGACACTAGATTGCTATGACCCTACCTCAGACACATGGACCTGCATCACCACAGTACCTTACTCCCTCATCCCCACAGCCTTTGTCAGCACGTGGAAGCACTTGCCTGCATGA